tttttagtattttggtcaAGAAACTTTTAAGTACGGAAAATTTGATAAATGATTGGATAAGAAATGAGGAAACAGCAGACCAGATATTTTTTTACTGACATCCGTGTTCCTCGGGAATATTGTTCCTCTGGAACGACAATATCAAAGTCGCTAACTGTCCATTCTGCAATTTCATCCTCGCTCCCAAAAATCTCTGTGCCCACATTGATCGACGGCCAATATCTCTTTGCCGGTGGGGAGCCAGGATCCTGAGGAACCAAGTAGTTCAAAGAAGAAGCCTCATAAATGGATAGAATACTTGTTTTTGTTACCTCACTACCGTTGATCGAGCAGTTACCTTACTCTTAGTTAACATGAAAGAAATGATGAATAATAAAGTGAAAAGAAGTAGGCAATATAGGACCAGAGAGAGATTGGTCGGTCGCTGATCTTATGAGgatcagaaagaaaaaaaaaaacaaaaaagaaaaggttgtTAGTAGCAGGTTAGCAGCTGTAGCAGTAATTACTGGAGTACCTGATAGAAGTAAAGTGCCTGTGACAATCTGCCAGCATCAAGTTCCCAAGTTTTTGGATAACCAATCCAACCTTCACCTGCCTCTGTTGGATACCCATAATCACTCCAAACAGGATGAGGCAAAATCTGCAGAATTTCTTGGGGCTGTGGATTACTGTAAGGATCACAAAAGCTATGGGGCTCCCCTGGATGCTTAGCATTGCCTGGAGAGCAATATAGGTGGTATGCCTTGTATGGGAAATTTTTCTCGTCTGTGCGGTGTACACGAGTGCCATTGGGAAAAGTATGGTAGAGAGGACAAGAGCCTAGACTACTTGGATTGCACCATGAGTATACCTCAGGATTTAGGATCATTTCGCTGTATCTAGTGACATCAGTTGTCACATCTCCATCGCAAGGCTTTCCATTGTTCTTCCAACAGCCACCGATGTCCAAAAGATAGaattgacttcttctacccccTCCTCGCCTTACATCTAGTGTCAACTTGACTTTGAAGTATGGTGATTTTGGAATCTGAGGGgaataaaggaaaaagaaaaagagaaaacacaGAGCATCAAGACTCTTTACCAAGTAGAAGATGCCATAAGATATTAAACCTCTAGGCGTTTGCAAGTGGTAGCAGTTGAAATATTAGTGTGAATGTAGGAATTTGATCATTTGGATGAAGGAATCATACCACTCGTAAAATTCCTCTGGTTTCATAGTGGTATCCCCCAGAGAACCCTTCTGTAGTGTCTGCCCGAAGGTAGAGCATTAACCAGGGATACTTTGGTGATGTTTTGAGTACGTGGTGAAAATTCCAACTGGCTTTTCCCACTACCTTCTCCCAAGTTACTGCATAATATGAAGTGCCATTTTGTATAGTTGTCTTATTCATATCACAATTCAGATCCCATGTTCCATAAAAGCTTCCCCTTAGTGTATGAGAACCTTGGTATCCTTGAACACTGGTGTAGTTATGGTACATTGATGGCATGTTCATGCAACCTTTTCCGAAGCATGGAAAGACAGACTTTCGAAAAGGACTGGCTTTCTTGCCATTGACAGGGCAAATTGCAGCCAGAGTATCCATGTTGCCATTTTTCAGCATTATTTTCCAGAACTGCCAAGGTTTTGATTTGTCTTGCACTTGACATATGCTGCCTAAATATAGCTCCTTCCATGCTGCATATTGATTGACATCTAGTTCCCCGATCCCTTGCGAAGGGGCACTCGATACACCAAGTGCATTGTCTTTCTCGCCTACCTTGTGAACTAAGCTGACTTTCCAATCCCAAGTTGAATTCAAAACAATGTAACATAATCGATCATCAGTAAATCACCAGCGAAAAGGGATCATTCAAGtacaatgaaaacataaaatTCCCAGTAAAGAACAGATGAGGCGATAGCAGTAAATTAGCTACTCACTTGGTGATGTAGAATAATTGACATCAAAGCAATCTGCTTTCCTAGGACTTCCCATCCTCGGAGCTTCTTCACCAACCTCGTTGCACTGATTCCATGCCTCAATTGCCAATCTAAGATCATCCATCCTCATGCCAGGATCGCCAATAGCTGAAATGTGAGCTTCCTCCGTAGAAACTAGCAATTCCATCATTGAAATCAGGACTACAAATTTACCAGTATAAATCCACTGAAACATGGCTGCCTTAGTTAATTACCAGCCTTTATTATTTGTCAGATGCTTCCGTTTTAATAAGCTAAAAGAATCTCTCCACAAAAAACTTCTATCATGAAAGAAATATAGATGTGctcttcatgaatttctcttagtCTTCTCCTTAAGTTCAACAACTTGATGGAAATTGATGTGTGAGGACTGAGAACCTCATTGACTTTGTTCTTGTTCCCACTCAAAACTTTGTAAGTAGAAATTCAGAATTGAGGATTACTTGTCCATAAAATATTCGTTGACTGGAAAATATCAAGGTCCACTGGGCTTAGCTTGATATAGATTCCGTCTTCTTCTGTTGATAAGAGCCAAAAGCACCCCATGAGTTCATAGCTTTCTAATGGTGGCTTGCCTGTTATGATACATGATTTGATTCCATGGGGAAGATTATAGTACATGTTGACTTTTTAGCCTGCAATTACTTCCACCTTCTATTTTCTACAACATTATTTAGTGAGAATTGCTTGCTGCCAAGAAAAGAGTTGCTATCGAATTACTCTGACTTTAATTAGATTTAAGCAACCTTGCATCTTCGTGAAGTgcaagaaaacaattaaaaccGTTCAGGGTTTTAGTTGATAGCGACCAAAACATCTTTTGCTACCAAAATAATGGACAGTTTTTCTAGTGATCTTAGCTCAAATGACCATAGATGAGATTGATTAAATTGATTCTGCAAATTTGACGCATGTCAGCTAAAACATTTGATAATTAACTGAGGTTACAGAACAGTAAGAACCTGTCCCTCCAGGATATTGATAACCTTTGAGGCATGATCAAGAGATTTAGGATTGAAACCAAGTTTGAAGATCCAAAGGTGAAATTAATGTTAATAAGCCTAAATAACTGCAACAGGGAAGTTTGccctaaaaaaaaatgtgaaattaaaaaaagaaagaaacctagTTTGAAGATTCAAAGGTCAAATTAAGCTTAGtaagcttttttatttttacgcTGTAAGTGGAAGGTTAATAAGCTCAAGTAACTGCAAGTGGgaaatttgcccaaaaaaatgtgaaataaaaaaaaaaaaaccaaagttTGAATATTCAAAGGTGAAACTAATGTTAATAAGCGTAAATAACTGCAAGTGGGgagtttgccaaaaaaaaaaaataaaggaaaaaagaaaaagaaaaagaaaaagaaaaccaagtttGAAGATTCAAAGGTGAAATGAATGTTGATAAGCTTAAACAAGTGCAAGTAGGAAGTTTGTCATTGACCACTTTTATTGAGGCGTGAAGAGTGGAATAGAGTGTAAACGAATCGAATTTAATGGAGTAACTCACAAGTTTGCTCAATCAAAACTCAATTTCGAACTTATATTGATCATTTTGAGCTTGACTTTGAGTAGTTCGAATTATTTGACAAGTCAAGTTTGAACTTAATATGTGAAATTTGAAAGCTCATCGACCTTcacatgtatttttttttaattttttaattattagtaTGATATATCTATTTTGTCccttatttaaaattatataaaatatcaatttatatttttaaaattcgATTAAGCTCGATTGAGTTCGAAATAAGCTTTATTGGGTTCAATGAGCACAAGCTCGAGGTTAAACTCGAATAATACAAAATAAAATCGAAATCAAGTTCAAGTTTTTTAACTCGAGTCAAGTTCGAGCCGTGTACTACTTGAACTAGACTCAAATTGATTACACCCCTGTGATAGAAGATTGCCACTAACAACTTTGACTATTGATTACAAAATGCACCCCGAAGATATATAGAGTTTTTACTTTGCCCCAGCCCCTCATTGTCCAATTGCATCAGTGCGGCCCataaacttttcaattttctctgaTACCATTCGATCGATTGAATAAACTCTAAACTATTCAACTTAATGATATAGTTGAATTACATGAAAATGACTTCAAATTATGCGAATGAAAGCAATAATTTGGGGAGAAAGATGTGATCTAACATCTATGTAAGAACACAAAGACAAATATTACCCTTCGATTAAGCATAATCAAGATGTTCTTTTGAAGAAGGgtgtaataaaaaataaaaaaaaagagtgcaTTTTGATTTTGCGCTCAACTAACTATTGTTACTATGTCATGTCTATGTATTATTTTATCGGATGGAGGTTGGATTAAACAGTTGTTCTTGTAATGCCAGTCTACCTCAGTTTGCTTCAGTTGATTTTAACTTCGCCGAACTTCGACAAT
Above is a genomic segment from Coffea eugenioides isolate CCC68of chromosome 5, Ceug_1.0, whole genome shotgun sequence containing:
- the LOC113770195 gene encoding uncharacterized protein LOC113770195 isoform X1, whose product is MMELLVSTEEAHISAIGDPGMRMDDLRLAIEAWNQCNEVGEEAPRMGSPRKADCFDVNYSTSPISLVHKVGEKDNALGVSSAPSQGIGELDVNQYAAWKELYLGSICQVQDKSKPWQFWKIMLKNGNMDTLAAICPVNGKKASPFRKSVFPCFGKGCMNMPSMYHNYTSVQGYQGSHTLRGSFYGTWDLNCDMNKTTIQNGTSYYAVTWEKVVGKASWNFHHVLKTSPKYPWLMLYLRADTTEGFSGGYHYETRGILRVIPKSPYFKVKLTLDVRRGGGRRSQFYLLDIGGCWKNNGKPCDGDVTTDVTRYSEMILNPEVYSWCNPSSLGSCPLYHTFPNGTRVHRTDEKNFPYKAYHLYCSPGNAKHPGEPHSFCDPYSNPQPQEILQILPHPVWSDYGYPTEAGEGWIGYPKTWELDAGRLSQALYFYQDPGSPPAKRYWPSINVGTEIFGSEDEIAEWTVSDFDIVVPEEQYSRGTRMSVKKYLVCCFLISYPIIYQIFRT
- the LOC113770195 gene encoding uncharacterized protein LOC113770195 isoform X2, which translates into the protein MMELLVSTEEAHISAIGDPGMRMDDLRLAIEAWNQCNEVGEEAPRMGSPRKADCFDVNYSTSPSDLVHKVGEKDNALGVSSAPSQGIGELDVNQYAAWKELYLGSICQVQDKSKPWQFWKIMLKNGNMDTLAAICPVNGKKASPFRKSVFPCFGKGCMNMPSMYHNYTSVQGYQGSHTLRGSFYGTWDLNCDMNKTTIQNGTSYYAVTWEKVVGKASWNFHHVLKTSPKYPWLMLYLRADTTEGFSGGYHYETRGILRVIPKSPYFKVKLTLDVRRGGGRRSQFYLLDIGGCWKNNGKPCDGDVTTDVTRYSEMILNPEVYSWCNPSSLGSCPLYHTFPNGTRVHRTDEKNFPYKAYHLYCSPGNAKHPGEPHSFCDPYSNPQPQEILQILPHPVWSDYGYPTEAGEGWIGYPKTWELDAGRLSQALYFYQDPGSPPAKRYWPSINVGTEIFGSEDEIAEWTVSDFDIVVPEEQYSRGTRMSVKKYLVCCFLISYPIIYQIFRT